The window taacaaaaaataaactttatgcaaaaaaaaataataataattgttaacgggtgaaacgggtcgggttcggatgacccgttagcttaacgggttgggttcaggtgacccgttaacttaacgggtcgagttcaacccgacccaaacccaataaacccgacccgtttacaggtctactcGTGTTGTTGTGGGGGAGAATAAATTGTAATGGTTGGAATTTGGAAACTATATTGATATAAAGCTCAATTCTTTCAAAGGAGCTTAATAATGTCAAAATGCAAGAATATAACATCAAAGACCAATTAACTTTCTTCCTATTTCGACAGAATATTAATCTTACTACATGTAAGGAGGCCAAAGCGAAAAAAAATTCAGAGGCTCACAGTTGCATTGCCAGCCGCCCCATCCAATCCCTCCACTAATCTTCTCTTTGCAGACTTGGTTCTAAAACACCACACCTCAAACGCCTCGCTCAAGTCTGGATACCTGACCTGCTCGGCTCCCATCCAGTCCGCCAGAATGTCCGCTTGATCATTCGAAGGCAATGCCAGCACCAACGTCACCATGGCCCCTTCAATGCTCTGGCACAAGTCTTCGCTCATCTTGTATGGAAAACCTGTTCCCTCGCTACCCTTTGAATCCAAGAGGGGCTTCATCTTCCTTATATAAGGCAGCCATGTCTTTAGTAACGAGGCGCGGATTGGAGTTGGAAGAATCACATTGCCATAGCCAactgcttccaagactttagcAGTTACTTCTATTAGCTTAATTTTCAAACCCCACATAAAAGAATCAAGTTTTTTATCCTCGACTACTCCTAAAACGTTGCTCGAGCTTTCAGCCCAGTTGGATACGAAATCCTTCATCAAATCCATCTTCCCGAGTATGTTACACATCCACTCGAGATCAGATAAACTATGCAATATTTTCTCCTCTGCCCTGTCAGATACAAGGTCGGGCTCCAAAAGTAGGGCAGACAACTCCTTTTCAAACGTCGAATAAATCTGCAATAGACCCATTCTCAACACTGATTTTACTTCATCGTCAGCTGTGACCAACGGTGCATCCTCATCATCACCTAGCATGAATTCAACTTGTTCTTGCGCGGAAGTTTTAAGCTCGTTACCGAATGGAGGACATGGTCCAGAAATGGATGTGGCAACGCGAACTGCTGATACAAAAACGTTTTTGGTGGCAGCTAAATCAACAGGTTGGATCCTGGCTAATATCGGCATTGCTATTGAACCCAATTTTGAAACTGCTTTTAGAATAAGTTCCTCTTCTTTGTCCTCCCAAGGAACAGCTTCCAAGTACTGGATGCAGCACCGCGCAATCTCTTCGCACTGGAAGGCAACTGCTACCTGAAGAATACCAAGTGCAGATTTAACAGAGTCGAACGAGTCCAAAATTGAGTCTGCTGGAAGATAAAGCAGCTTCAACAGGTTGACATGGTGATCATAGTTAACCTCTGAGCAATGTATATTAATGCAATCACTAGAGCTCGGGTGAGATAGCCGGTTGGCGAAGTACTTGCTCCTATTTATCAGAACCAAGGAGTGGGAACAGAACCGTTTCGGTGTTCCTTCTCTATTCTTCAAACATATAACAACATCACTGTTTTTTCGATCACCAAATCTGCAGGGCTTGGTCTGTAAAGCTTTGTCCATGTGAGCGAACAATGCTCATGCTTTAAGCAATCGAAAGAGCAAATTTTCGGAGTCGTTTTTAACTGAAGATTGAGATTTTCTTAGATATTCAGTTCACATAATCTAAACAAAATCAACATAATGTACATAAACTGGCGTATTGTATACAATTTTATGCAATGATCTATCTCACCAATTGACCACAATCTACTTAATTTTTCAGCATCCAACATATTTAACAAATAATCCCTAATTAGATACTTAACAGATAATAATTACTGGAAATTAAATCAAACCCAACGATAAGAAACAAGATTATTGCAGCTACAAAGAACCTCAATTAACCAAACAACTCAGGATTTACTTAACATTAAGCATTCAATATATCAAATTAACAAACCCCTGATTGTGGTAATGATAACAGAGAACTAAACACAGATTAAGAACTAAACACAAATATActtccaataaaaaaaattaagaactaAACCCAAATATTtccaataaaaaagaataattcTTGAATTCTCACAGACCACAGGTACATATATtactaaataataaaaacccATTAAGTTTATCCAATCCCCTTTCAATTATTTGGAGCAAAATATTCAaagttccaatttttttttttttttattgcgctcaaataaaaatttcatttttgctTTTCAAATTCGTACTTctgaaagaataaataaataaaactcacCTTTAATTTTATCAACCGCAGAAATGGATCTGCAGTGGTTCAGTGAAAAATATAACCTTAATTGCGAAGGGTTAAAAACGCGCAGATGAAGCCCTCCATTGGAGGCTCTGATTTTTTTGAGTTGAGCTTTTTCAGTTGTGAGAgctttgaggaagaagaaagcttTGGAGTAAAAGGCCAAATGTAATGACCAAATAGCCCTTGTGTATGATACGTAACTTGGGATGATGTGCTGCAACAATATCGTAGAGGAGCAAATTAACATGGATATGAAGGGCAATTTTGTGCAAATAAACATGGGACATTAGTTCATTACCCTAAATTGGGGACAAATGATTGGTGGAGACAAGGGGTTATTTGTATTGGATTGGATTTGGATCTTAGCATCAACTTGGCAAATTGGCATGCCCACTTGCCCTTTTTCCATCtttaaaatttatttgtaaAATAATTGAATGATTTGTGTCTATCCACTGTATTCACcttgaaatttaaactcatttaatGAGAATAAACAGAGTTGTAAGGTATTCTTTATAGTCATATGTTAATATAGTTCACAGATAGGAAAAATAATTCATTAAAatccccaaaaaacaaaaaaaccttgATGcacaaatatcaaaatttttTGCTGCAAGAAATGTTATTTATTTGTATGTAGATAAATTGATACATACGATGTGTAATTGTcgtaggaattttttttttttttttttagaaaatgataattttatgtaatatatAGTAATTCTAGGTAGATTAAAttttaggaaactttaacgaaaaaccatatttttacactaaaaagtcaatcctagtactattaactttaccctttattttttccttttcgttaaaactcaaagttttcaagccattttcattaatttttcgtAAATTAATATAATCTTTCTAGTATTTTCtatccaaaaaaaaaggaagcaaaTAGATCATCCAATTGGTTTTTGTTACCAATTCTTGTTGTTTGGAAGACTGAGGCCCAAAAGCCCCAACAGCCACATAGCGAATACACCATTATTTGCAACTTGGTACAGAAGAATTATAAAGAGTGGTGATTTGATAGGAAGGGCCTAAGAAAGTAAGGATCTCTTCGGACACCCAAAAGTTTACTATGGTCACAACTAAAAGAAATGTATTTGGATTGGGTGTCCAGAGCCAGTTCTTGAGTGCCCATAACTCACACTTGGGATTTGCAGAAGCTTGTTCAGCAAGGAACGAGCGCGTGGCAGGCTTAGTCACATCTGATAGGTTCACTATTGATTAACTATTCTCTGCTGGAATTTCCCATCCACAATgtcaaaaaatgaaaagggtTCATAGTAATTTGTGTGATCGTTTACTCTTGATCTTCTTAACAGACAAAATATGTTTTTcctattaaaaacagaaatgatGGAAAGCCTCGGACACGAATGAAGCGCATGCCAAATTATTAAAtaacacttgaagaaaaagtttTAGTTTGTGATGATGATCATCCCTGCGTACTCACAAGAGACTTCATTTTTACCCAGAGAAACTTGCACCTAGCCGCCTACCCACGGCTTTAGCTCCATGGATCGGCAGCAACCCTCAccttccttttcctttctctcttctttttcttcttgtggTTCTTtttgttgcgagttatatattagtgaAATTGTAAATAGTAGTATGTTGTCTCTCATTGACGAAGCGTATATGTAATActaattgtaactcctatatatactccactttagAGACTAAACaagaaattctcaaatattgtcatatctattttttgtatttaccatgtttaatttaacttgacATCAGAGTAGTTCGCTTTTGGTGacctatgtgctttaattttgtacCCACTTTTGTCGTGATTTCCttcatttaaatatatatatatatatatatatatatatatatatatatatatatatatattgaacagTGACGTGCTACAATGCCATGAATAGTCATATAGTTCAGTGCCTGTGAACAATGATCTGCTATAGTGttatggtaatttttttttaattccattgcatatcttttgtgcctttattgttcgtGGTTTAGCTAAATGGCTCAATATAATCagtgttgttatgcatcttggtggaacaaataTATGGATATTGATATTGGGACCACTGATCATGTGACCGATGATcctagagtgtttgatgagttatgtgactaTGTTCGTGATCCGTATATTACTTGTGCAAATGGAGCACATCCCCCTGTGAAGGGTGAAGGCACTATCTCTCTTACTCTGACCTTATCATTGGTCCATGCTTTATTTGTTCCTGatgttaagtgcaatcttttgtcTGTAGGAAAACTActtgataccttatattgttctgctcacttctaccccatgtattattattttcaagacattcaaactcagaagataattggtcGTGGTAAAAAAATTGAGGGTTTGTACATCTTGGTTATAGAGGATATTGTTGTTTCaggttcaaataatcatcaagttctaagtgctaaagtggatgatagacatcaaatttggttgtggcatcgacgTTTGGGACATtcatcattcagttatatgaagcatctatttccttctttgttcgcacttgtagtgattcagaattcaagtgtgaaacatgtgtcatggctaagagtcatcgtgcttccTTTCCCATAAGTGATTATAAAgctactttgccatttgatttgatacattctgatgtgtggggtccgACAAAggttacttctaatggatttcgttggtttgttacttttattgatgattgtactcgaTTAACTAaggtgttcttgatgaagaataagagtgatgtcTCTTTAGTTCTTTAAGAATTTTGTGTAATggtgtctactcagtttcagaccAAAGTTAAGGTTTTCAGGTCTGATAACGAAGGAGAATATGTGTATCACACTTTCGCATGCTTTTTTCATGATCAGAATATTATTCACCAGACGACTACTCCGTTTACACCCCTGCAAAATGGTGTATCCGAACAGAAGAAT is drawn from Malus domestica chromosome 14, GDT2T_hap1 and contains these coding sequences:
- the LOC103452580 gene encoding BTB/POZ domain-containing protein At3g05675-like, with protein sequence MDKALQTKPCRFGDRKNSDVVICLKNREGTPKRFCSHSLVLINRSKYFANRLSHPSSSDCINIHCSEVNYDHHVNLLKLLYLPADSILDSFDSVKSALGILQVAVAFQCEEIARCCIQYLEAVPWEDKEEELILKAVSKLGSIAMPILARIQPVDLAATKNVFVSAVRVATSISGPCPPFGNELKTSAQEQVEFMLGDDEDAPLVTADDEVKSVLRMGLLQIYSTFEKELSALLLEPDLVSDRAEEKILHSLSDLEWMCNILGKMDLMKDFVSNWAESSSNVLGVVEDKKLDSFMWGLKIKLIEVTAKVLEAVGYGNVILPTPIRASLLKTWLPYIRKMKPLLDSKGSEGTGFPYKMSEDLCQSIEGAMVTLVLALPSNDQADILADWMGAEQVRYPDLSEAFEVWCFRTKSAKRRLVEGLDGAAGNATVSL